A window of Syntrophorhabdaceae bacterium genomic DNA:
TGCATGGCGAAACTCAAAGGCGCAGGCGATGGTGCGCGGAATCAGGGTGAGGAACTCTTTGAGGGCGGTTGGGTTCGCATGAAAGCTTCCGGGAAACTGAAAGAGCACAGGCCCGAGTCTCACGCCCAATACTGAGAGCATCCTGAAGAGATACTTTGTTTCCTTTCCCACATCCCTTAATCGCTTGAGATGAGTAATAGTCCGGGGCGCTTTGACCGCGAAGACGAAATCCCGAGGTACCTTCTGTGCCCAGGATGTGAGGACACTTTCGGTAGGCATATGATAGAAGGTATTGTTTATCTCCACCGTGTCGAAATGCTGTGAGTAAAAGTTGAGCATCTCTTTGGGAGATATCTTCTCAGGGTAGAATGCGCCTATCCACTCCTTATAGCTGTAACCGTTTGTACCGACATGGATTTTCACAGGTCACCTCCTTGGGGTATTTCGCGTACAACCTCGCGCACAGACTTGTCCTCCCGGAGCCGCAAGAAGACGGGCTGTCGCAGGACGGCCTCACGGGTAATGCCGCGAAAAGCCACCTCGCAGACGAGTGTCGGTTTAACCCACGTGACCGGCATGTTTGTCCTGGGCACTACCTTGAAGGGAGATTTTTTGCGAATCAGAGGATGTAGTTTCCGGCGGATCGTCTTTAACGTCTCGGCGCTGAATCCGCTTCCCGTGTGCCCGATGAAAACAAGATCGGCCCCCTCGAATACGCCAAGCACGAGGGCACCGAAATACTTTCTGCGTTCGGTGGGCTCCGTGAATCCGGCAATCACGGCTTCCTGGGTGAGCACGCTCTTTACCTTAAGCCACTCGCGGCTCCTCTCGCCCGTGCGGTACAGACTTTGCGCATGCTTGGCCACAATCCCTTCAAGTCCTTTTTGCCTGGCTGTATTGAAGAAGAGGATACCGTCGTTAGCCACATGGGCGCTCAATTTTATGGTCGGGGAAGAAGGCAGGATACGTGTGAGCAGGCCCTTTCTTAAGATTAACGGCATACCCGTGAGATCATGTCCCTCATAATAAAGGAGGTCGAAAACATAGTAGAGTAAAAAGCCGCTTCCGGTTCTTTTGTAGTCCTGCAACATCTGAAAATCGGCCCGTCCTTTTTTATCGACTACGACGATTTCCCCATCGAACACAGCCTCCTCGAACCCGAGTTTTCTGAGAGATTGGATAACGGCAGGGAATTTTCGGTTGAATGAGATAAGGTTTCGGGAGTAGAGTGAGATGCCCTCTTTATGGATCTCGGCGATAGCCCGGTATCCGTCCCATTTGACCTCGAAAATCCAGTCCGGGTGATCGAACGGCGCCTTGGCGAGGGTTGCGAGCATGGGTCGTATGCGGTGCGGCATGGGTCTTTTTGGTGCGTCCTTCAGGTATTCCGATTCCATAGCGCTGTGAGGAGGGATCGGACCGGCCACATCCGGTCTCGCCTTTCTCTCGGGGTCAGCCTTGATAGGTCCAATCGGCCTGCCGGACGCGACGGAACGGTCGTTTCTGAGAATGTCATCCGCAGTCGCGTACATATCCTTCTTCTTTATGAGCAACCAGGACCTGTCGTCTTTCCTGGTCTTTACCAGTGCGAATTCACCCTTGAGCTTTTCTCCGTGCAGGGTGAACTTCATGTCGCCTTTTCTCAACCCTGCTTCAAGT
This region includes:
- a CDS encoding DUF72 domain-containing protein, yielding MKIHVGTNGYSYKEWIGAFYPEKISPKEMLNFYSQHFDTVEINNTFYHMPTESVLTSWAQKVPRDFVFAVKAPRTITHLKRLRDVGKETKYLFRMLSVLGVRLGPVLFQFPGSFHANPTALKEFLTLIPRTIACAFEFRHASWLDAQILKTLTERNLGLCTADAEENPAREIVSTTSWGYLRLRRTDYTNAELSAWKKKILSQNWDKAFVFFKHEEEEPQGQGPETAIRFRELIDSQGKTSRQKTG
- the ligD gene encoding non-homologous end-joining DNA ligase; the protein is MYATADDILRNDRSVASGRPIGPIKADPERKARPDVAGPIPPHSAMESEYLKDAPKRPMPHRIRPMLATLAKAPFDHPDWIFEVKWDGYRAIAEIHKEGISLYSRNLISFNRKFPAVIQSLRKLGFEEAVFDGEIVVVDKKGRADFQMLQDYKRTGSGFLLYYVFDLLYYEGHDLTGMPLILRKGLLTRILPSSPTIKLSAHVANDGILFFNTARQKGLEGIVAKHAQSLYRTGERSREWLKVKSVLTQEAVIAGFTEPTERRKYFGALVLGVFEGADLVFIGHTGSGFSAETLKTIRRKLHPLIRKKSPFKVVPRTNMPVTWVKPTLVCEVAFRGITREAVLRQPVFLRLREDKSVREVVREIPQGGDL